The sequence TAATAATGATATAATGTATATTAATCAAGAATTCAATACAAAGGAGGCTTTTATGATAACTACAGCTACTATAGTTGCATTTATAGTTATATTATTAGCAGGAATGGTACAAGGATTGACAAGCTTTGGGTTTTCGTTATTATCTGTTCCAATACTTAGTATATTTTTACCCCTAAAAATAATTGTACCAGTTTTAATTGTACTCAGTTTTGCACTTAATTCAGTTATTTTTTATAAGGTAAAGGAATATGTAAAATTAAGAAAGATTGTTTATTTGGTAGTTTTCGGTATATTAGCAACACCTTTAGGTACATATCTTTTGCTATTTATTGATGAAAAACTACTACAAA comes from Caldisalinibacter kiritimatiensis and encodes:
- a CDS encoding sulfite exporter TauE/SafE family protein, with product MITTATIVAFIVILLAGMVQGLTSFGFSLLSVPILSIFLPLKIIVPVLIVLSFALNSVIFYKVKEYVKLRKIVYLVVFGILATPLGTYLLLFIDEKLLQIGVGVIVTFTAVMFWLGYKVTIKNEKISLSLVGIMSGLLNGSVSLSGPPVIVFLTNQGVKKQVFRANLTSFFLILNIITIPTYFFRIIKRESSLFQ